A portion of the Polaribacter cellanae genome contains these proteins:
- a CDS encoding DUF2809 domain-containing protein: protein MKFNKKYFLIFSSLLLSEIAIATYANGFIRHTFGDFLAVILLYTLVKSFINISANKAAIIVLIISFGIEFLQLTTLQNHYPFEYEKLWKLVLGTSFSIGDLVAYFFGFLTIIVIENNIKNWHEAS, encoded by the coding sequence ATGAAATTCAATAAAAAATACTTTCTAATTTTTAGCTCATTGCTCCTATCTGAAATCGCAATTGCAACATATGCCAATGGATTTATAAGACACACTTTTGGCGATTTTTTAGCAGTGATACTCCTCTATACTTTAGTAAAAAGCTTCATAAATATTTCTGCAAATAAAGCAGCCATAATTGTTTTAATTATTTCTTTTGGAATCGAGTTTTTACAACTCACAACTTTGCAAAATCATTATCCGTTTGAATATGAGAAACTCTGGAAACTCGTTTTAGGAACTTCTTTTAGCATTGGAGATTTGGTTGCTTATTTCTTTGGTTTTCTAACAATAATTGTGATTGAAAATAATATAAAAAACTGGCATGAGGCATCTTAA
- a CDS encoding Coq4 family protein — protein MRKKLIYWLFEHSQRMYIRFKNKKPWGITSKELLKYPNGTFGNELGAFLNKNGFELLPKVERHDAYHLITGYGTKVEDEIALQYLCFGNGKRSFYLFGVVIVGSLMLPEFASYYLKSYKLGKKCNPFHHLEYQKLFAHSLSDLREIIFNKQQILQIQ, from the coding sequence ATGAGAAAGAAATTAATTTACTGGTTGTTTGAGCATTCACAAAGAATGTATATCAGGTTTAAAAACAAAAAGCCTTGGGGAATTACCAGTAAAGAGTTACTAAAATACCCTAATGGAACTTTTGGGAATGAACTTGGCGCTTTTCTTAACAAAAACGGGTTCGAATTATTACCAAAAGTAGAAAGGCATGATGCATACCATTTAATTACGGGTTATGGAACCAAAGTAGAAGATGAAATTGCCTTACAATATTTATGTTTTGGTAATGGCAAAAGAAGTTTTTATCTATTTGGAGTTGTAATTGTTGGTTCTCTAATGCTACCAGAATTTGCAAGCTATTATTTAAAATCTTACAAATTGGGTAAGAAATGTAATCCATTTCATCATTTAGAGTATCAAAAACTTTTTGCTCACTCATTATCAGATTTAAGAGAAATCATATTTAACAAACAACAAATTTTACAAATACAATAA
- the creD gene encoding cell envelope integrity protein CreD, which produces MDTNNNQQGKFGKWAKTSITARMIIVGILVLVLMIPLSFIESLITERKFRQQEVVGEINQKWGEEVLLYGPILKVPYKVYHTKYVMNTESKKSEKITSSSTKYAYFFPEKLKINSTINPEEKERGIYKTAVYKSKIDINGSFSTPNFSEKDIKNEDILWDKIHLVVQTSNLKGAISLFEIKMNKNQYSLTSKNFKTKKKYRSNVINLNELESNNILETDVPKDKEVLFSMSVEMKGSKQIQFIPIGKDTDVNIKSDWKDANFIGEFLPYNSDKITEDGFNAKWKILDINRPFSQQYFSGIPDLTEFASGVNFLIPVDEYQKSERSAKYGFLVIGLTFLIFFLIQTMSKINMHPFQYLMVGIALTMFYTLLISISEHSSFFKAYIIAGTAVVLLITAYSKSILKTLKFPLFIGISLTALYTFIFVIIQLENYALLVGSIGLFLILAGVMYTSRKIDWENN; this is translated from the coding sequence ATGGACACAAACAACAATCAACAAGGAAAATTTGGCAAATGGGCAAAAACCTCTATCACTGCAAGAATGATTATCGTAGGAATTTTAGTACTCGTTTTAATGATTCCATTATCATTTATCGAGAGTTTAATTACAGAACGAAAGTTTAGGCAACAGGAAGTTGTGGGAGAAATTAACCAAAAATGGGGAGAAGAAGTTTTACTTTACGGTCCTATTTTAAAAGTTCCTTATAAGGTTTACCACACAAAATATGTAATGAATACTGAGAGTAAAAAATCAGAAAAAATTACTTCTTCAAGTACAAAATACGCTTATTTTTTTCCAGAAAAACTAAAAATAAATTCAACAATAAACCCAGAAGAAAAAGAGAGAGGAATTTATAAAACTGCCGTTTATAAAAGTAAAATTGATATAAATGGTAGTTTTTCTACACCAAATTTTTCTGAAAAAGACATAAAAAATGAAGATATTTTATGGGATAAAATACATTTGGTGGTACAGACTTCGAACCTAAAAGGAGCAATTAGTTTGTTCGAAATAAAAATGAATAAAAACCAATATTCTTTAACTTCTAAAAACTTTAAAACCAAAAAGAAATACAGATCAAATGTTATAAACCTAAATGAATTAGAGAGTAACAATATTTTAGAAACGGATGTTCCAAAAGATAAAGAAGTTTTATTTTCTATGAGCGTAGAAATGAAAGGAAGTAAACAAATTCAGTTTATTCCTATTGGAAAAGATACTGATGTAAATATAAAATCCGATTGGAAAGATGCCAATTTTATTGGAGAATTTCTCCCTTATAATTCAGATAAAATTACAGAGGATGGTTTTAATGCAAAATGGAAAATATTAGATATCAACAGACCTTTTTCTCAACAATATTTTAGTGGAATTCCAGATTTAACTGAATTTGCTTCTGGAGTAAATTTCTTAATTCCTGTAGATGAATATCAAAAAAGTGAGCGTTCCGCCAAATACGGGTTTTTAGTAATTGGTTTAACTTTCTTAATTTTCTTTCTAATACAAACGATGAGCAAAATAAACATGCATCCATTTCAATATTTAATGGTTGGAATCGCATTAACAATGTTTTACACATTATTAATCTCAATTTCGGAACATAGTAGCTTTTTTAAAGCCTACATAATTGCAGGAACTGCTGTTGTTTTACTAATTACAGCCTATTCTAAATCAATTTTAAAAACATTAAAATTTCCACTCTTTATAGGAATTTCTTTAACGGCTTTGTACACCTTTATTTTTGTAATTATTCAATTAGAAAATTATGCATTATTAGTTGGTAGTATTGGCTTATTCTTAATATTAGCTGGAGTTATGTACACTTCAAGAAAAATCGATTGGGAGAATAATTAA
- a CDS encoding winged helix-turn-helix domain-containing protein, whose product MKNIILHINKAFDHRIRLGIMSILMVNEYADFNTLKELLGATDGNLASHTKSLEKVDFIKVEKQFIGRKPNTKYYATELGKQEFKKHIEALEKLIKNK is encoded by the coding sequence TTGAAAAACATCATCTTACATATAAATAAGGCTTTCGACCATAGAATTAGACTGGGAATTATGTCTATTTTAATGGTAAACGAATATGCCGATTTTAATACGCTTAAAGAGTTATTAGGTGCTACAGATGGGAATTTGGCAAGCCATACAAAATCGCTCGAAAAAGTAGATTTTATTAAAGTTGAAAAGCAATTTATAGGCAGAAAACCAAATACAAAATATTATGCAACAGAGTTGGGAAAACAGGAATTTAAAAAGCATATAGAAGCACTTGAAAAATTAATTAAAAACAAATAA